One window of Corynebacterium doosanense CAU 212 = DSM 45436 genomic DNA carries:
- the folE gene encoding GTP cyclohydrolase I FolE: MISEVEFPENFDAPRAEAAIRELLIAVGEDPDREGLQDTPARVARAYAENFAGLHKDPTEVLERTFSEHHQELVLIKDIPIYSMCEHHLLPFYGHAHIGYIPNREGRVTGLSKLARLADLYAKRPQVQERLTSQIADAIQEKLQAQSVIVVIECEHLCMGMRGIRKPGAMTTTSAVRGGFKRSAASRAEVLSLIRD, from the coding sequence ATGATCAGCGAGGTTGAGTTCCCCGAGAACTTCGACGCCCCCCGCGCCGAGGCCGCCATCCGCGAACTGCTCATCGCCGTGGGCGAGGACCCTGACCGCGAAGGACTGCAGGACACGCCCGCCCGGGTGGCGCGTGCCTACGCGGAGAACTTCGCCGGCCTGCACAAGGACCCGACGGAGGTGCTCGAGCGCACGTTCAGCGAGCACCACCAGGAGCTGGTGCTCATCAAGGACATCCCCATCTACTCCATGTGCGAGCACCACCTGCTGCCCTTCTACGGCCACGCGCACATCGGCTACATCCCCAACAGGGAGGGCCGGGTGACGGGCCTGTCCAAGCTGGCGCGGCTGGCGGACCTCTACGCCAAACGCCCGCAGGTGCAGGAGCGGCTGACCTCGCAGATCGCCGACGCGATCCAGGAGAAGCTGCAGGCGCAGTCGGTCATCGTCGTCATCGAGTGCGAGCATCTCTGCATGGGTATGCGGGGCATCCGCAAACCCGGAGCGATGACCACCACCTCCGCTGTCCGGGGCGGGTTCAAACGCTCCGCGGCCTCGCGCGCCGAGGTCCTCAGCCTCATCAGGGACTGA